The Paenibacillus uliginis N3/975 genome has a window encoding:
- a CDS encoding ABC transporter substrate-binding protein, protein MRKIHLLATIMVAFTLLFVSACSSSNPPANPKPESGGTKTAETPPPPEKKEQEPPVKEERKIDMNGETLKILHWIDGPKEDTPEGALALEKWKEAEKKYNVKIVWEKVPWGENIQMVTNAALSGESVADIVPLDYYFAVPAINQGLFMPVDDFFDFNDPKWPEGMKKHGMVNGKMYGFTSNINNVSGVYYNKTLFEREGLPDPHELVAQDKWNWDAFLDIAKKATKDTDGDGVIDQYGITNDGGVLTRILVHSNGAALIEEKDGKHVFAYNNPNVLEALRFLYDLYNTHKVIAPKVGDNEHTDSQTYFNTGKAAMVTGELWEGATRTNMTDEQGFVFFPKGPKATQYQGSVENYVQFYIPANVKRAEEKAYIWDQIQMWDRVDQVNREDAEKQLLADEEDVEAMLELIKYSQPVFLPLNGVLGEIPRSIIKGESPETILERNKQVAQDGIDKHLNTIKESAK, encoded by the coding sequence ATGAGAAAGATCCATTTGTTGGCCACAATTATGGTAGCGTTTACACTCCTGTTTGTGTCGGCGTGCAGCAGCTCAAACCCCCCGGCAAATCCAAAGCCTGAGAGCGGAGGAACGAAGACAGCGGAGACACCACCGCCGCCGGAGAAAAAAGAACAGGAACCGCCGGTGAAAGAAGAACGGAAAATTGATATGAACGGCGAGACGCTTAAAATCCTGCACTGGATCGACGGTCCGAAAGAAGACACACCGGAAGGGGCTTTGGCGCTTGAGAAATGGAAAGAGGCGGAGAAGAAATATAACGTCAAAATTGTATGGGAGAAGGTACCTTGGGGAGAGAACATCCAAATGGTCACGAACGCAGCTCTCTCCGGCGAATCGGTAGCGGATATTGTGCCACTTGACTACTATTTTGCCGTTCCTGCAATCAATCAGGGATTATTCATGCCGGTGGATGATTTCTTTGATTTTAATGATCCCAAATGGCCGGAGGGCATGAAGAAGCATGGTATGGTCAACGGTAAAATGTACGGTTTCACTTCCAATATCAATAATGTATCCGGTGTTTATTACAATAAAACATTGTTTGAACGTGAAGGACTGCCTGATCCGCATGAGCTGGTCGCTCAAGACAAATGGAATTGGGACGCATTTCTGGATATCGCTAAAAAAGCCACCAAAGATACTGACGGTGATGGGGTGATCGATCAGTACGGGATAACCAACGACGGAGGTGTACTTACACGGATTCTGGTTCATTCCAATGGTGCTGCCTTGATTGAGGAAAAGGACGGCAAGCATGTATTTGCCTACAACAATCCGAATGTGCTGGAAGCTCTGCGCTTCTTGTACGATTTGTACAACACGCACAAAGTGATCGCCCCGAAAGTCGGCGATAACGAACATACTGACTCTCAAACCTATTTTAATACAGGCAAAGCTGCCATGGTGACTGGTGAACTGTGGGAAGGTGCAACCCGGACGAATATGACGGATGAGCAAGGCTTCGTATTTTTCCCGAAAGGACCAAAGGCAACACAGTATCAAGGCAGTGTGGAAAACTATGTTCAATTCTACATTCCGGCGAACGTGAAGCGTGCCGAAGAAAAGGCATATATATGGGATCAAATCCAGATGTGGGATCGTGTAGATCAAGTCAACCGAGAGGATGCGGAAAAGCAGCTTCTGGCTGATGAGGAAGATGTAGAAGCAATGCTGGAGCTGATTAAATACTCCCAGCCTGTATTCCTACCACTGAACGGCGTTCTGGGAGAAATACCAAGGTCAATTATAAAGGGAGAGTCACCAGAGACCATACTTGAAAGAAATAAACAGGTTGCCCAAGATGGTATCGACAAACACCTGAATACAATAAAAGAATCTGCAAAATAA
- a CDS encoding extracellular solute-binding protein has translation MRKVTRKTKAITAALLALVIVLTVIFAASSNEASSSVLEPIKVSPEALMNNSAVLKAASGGRYETYLAEYGSQPRPASAQTIEAESFAAAEGMEVRNITSYEGSETPVIQTEDTGAVHWDVLVEEEGLYHIGLRYFPVKGNSSPIERELLIDGKAPFDEASRLVFSRVWRNELSEVDQDSRGNDLRPRQIESPEWQDSVIRDSEGYYKEPFSFYLSKGNHRITLVSLREPMIIDYLKIYQEKEIPAYLEVEQNYVKQGYSKTSGQFIKFQGESASLKSNPSLYPLNDRSSPGTEPYHVSKIRMNTIGGVNWKVPGQWISWDVDIPEDGLYEFGLRYKQNAVRGIRVVRTLTIDGSVPFKEAEAIPFNYDGAWQMGSPGEDGKPYLFYLTKGKHEIKLELSIGELTDTIRMVRSTIQQLNALYLKIIMITSTVPDPFRDYELDKKIPELQDVFMKQSELLSKAADQMDQMVGGTSGSTAILRTTSFQLSDLGSRPETLNSRLKQFKDNVTALGTWLLSVSHQPLEIDYLYFKSPDVKTPAVSTGFVSKSVHEVMSFTKSFSENYNHVSNGNKKDKEVTVWIAAGRDQAQLLRSMIDNSFTPQTGISVNLQLVNPAVVLPATLAGKGPDIALTQGDVINFALRNALQDLTVFPEFEKVKSRFMDSAFTGFKYKNGIYAIPETQSFPMLFYRKDILDELNLKVPETWEDMYKIIPELQKHNMDLALPTNIVFDTMLYQNGGQYYQDNGIATDLDSEIGINTFQKWTELYTNYKLPIEFDFINRFRTGEMPLGIADYTTYNFLTIFAPEIRGQWNFSALPGTLGRDGIVRHDTLSTSTGTVMFKNAVNKEAGWEFIKWWTDAEPQVTFGREMEAILGESARYAAANIEALKQLPWSARELKQLTDELKWVVGRPAVPGGYSLDRHVYNAFYEVYTDGSEPRETLENYVRTINQEITIKRQEFGLPTK, from the coding sequence ATGCGGAAGGTAACTAGGAAGACCAAGGCGATCACCGCTGCTCTGCTGGCCCTGGTCATCGTCTTAACCGTTATTTTTGCTGCTTCAAGTAACGAAGCTTCAAGCAGTGTATTGGAGCCTATTAAAGTGTCGCCCGAGGCGTTAATGAATAATTCTGCGGTATTGAAAGCTGCATCCGGAGGCAGATATGAGACTTATCTGGCCGAGTACGGGAGTCAGCCCAGACCCGCCTCTGCTCAAACGATAGAAGCTGAGTCCTTTGCTGCCGCAGAAGGAATGGAAGTACGAAACATAACCTCCTATGAGGGATCGGAAACCCCCGTCATACAGACAGAAGATACAGGGGCCGTTCATTGGGACGTCCTTGTGGAAGAGGAAGGGCTGTATCATATTGGACTGCGCTATTTTCCGGTCAAAGGAAACAGCTCTCCGATCGAAAGGGAACTGTTGATTGATGGAAAGGCACCTTTTGATGAAGCGTCCAGGCTTGTGTTTTCCCGCGTCTGGCGAAACGAATTGTCCGAAGTGGATCAAGACTCCAGAGGGAACGACCTTAGACCAAGGCAGATCGAGAGCCCAGAGTGGCAGGACAGTGTCATCCGGGACTCGGAAGGTTATTATAAAGAGCCCTTTTCGTTTTATTTATCAAAAGGTAACCATCGAATTACACTGGTCTCTTTGCGAGAACCGATGATTATAGACTACTTGAAAATTTATCAGGAGAAAGAAATACCCGCCTATCTTGAGGTGGAACAGAATTATGTGAAGCAGGGTTACAGTAAAACAAGCGGACAGTTCATTAAATTTCAAGGAGAGAGCGCTTCGCTGAAGTCCAATCCTTCCTTATACCCACTGAATGACCGATCTAGCCCCGGAACTGAGCCATATCATGTTTCCAAAATCCGAATGAACACGATCGGTGGTGTCAACTGGAAGGTGCCTGGACAGTGGATCTCTTGGGATGTTGACATCCCTGAGGACGGGCTGTATGAATTTGGGCTCCGATACAAGCAGAATGCCGTTCGAGGAATTAGAGTCGTCCGTACATTAACGATTGACGGCAGTGTGCCGTTCAAGGAGGCAGAGGCGATTCCGTTCAATTACGATGGAGCCTGGCAGATGGGCTCACCCGGTGAAGACGGTAAGCCCTATTTGTTTTACTTGACGAAAGGGAAGCACGAAATCAAGCTGGAGCTTTCTATAGGTGAATTAACGGACACTATTCGAATGGTCCGATCCACCATACAGCAGTTGAACGCGTTGTATCTCAAGATCATCATGATTACATCAACAGTACCGGACCCGTTTCGGGATTATGAACTCGACAAGAAAATTCCCGAGCTTCAGGACGTCTTTATGAAACAGAGTGAGCTGCTGTCCAAGGCAGCGGATCAGATGGATCAAATGGTCGGAGGGACGAGCGGAAGCACTGCCATTCTCCGGACGACATCGTTTCAGCTCAGCGATCTTGGAAGTCGACCGGAGACATTGAATTCGCGTCTGAAACAGTTCAAAGACAACGTCACCGCGCTGGGAACATGGCTTTTATCGGTTAGCCATCAACCGCTCGAGATTGATTATTTATATTTTAAATCACCAGATGTAAAGACACCGGCTGTCAGTACCGGCTTTGTGAGCAAATCAGTCCATGAGGTTATGTCTTTCACTAAATCTTTCTCAGAAAATTACAACCATGTCAGTAACGGCAATAAAAAAGATAAGGAGGTCACGGTCTGGATCGCCGCCGGACGGGATCAGGCGCAGCTCCTCCGTTCCATGATTGATAACTCCTTTACACCACAAACTGGTATTTCAGTCAATCTGCAGTTGGTAAACCCCGCGGTTGTACTTCCGGCAACCCTGGCAGGCAAAGGACCGGATATTGCTCTGACTCAAGGGGACGTGATCAACTTCGCATTACGGAACGCACTGCAGGATTTAACGGTTTTTCCCGAGTTTGAGAAAGTTAAGAGCCGGTTTATGGACAGTGCTTTTACCGGATTTAAGTATAAAAACGGGATTTACGCGATTCCGGAAACACAATCATTCCCGATGCTGTTCTATCGTAAAGATATACTGGATGAACTGAATCTTAAAGTTCCGGAAACGTGGGAAGATATGTATAAGATCATACCGGAACTCCAAAAGCACAATATGGATCTTGCCCTGCCGACTAATATTGTGTTTGACACCATGCTTTATCAAAATGGCGGCCAGTATTATCAGGATAACGGTATTGCCACGGATCTGGATTCGGAAATTGGTATCAACACATTTCAGAAATGGACGGAGCTGTATACGAACTATAAGCTGCCAATCGAGTTTGATTTTATTAATCGCTTCCGAACCGGTGAAATGCCGCTTGGCATAGCCGATTACACGACGTATAACTTCCTGACAATATTTGCACCGGAAATCAGGGGTCAGTGGAATTTCTCCGCGCTACCAGGCACCTTGGGAAGGGACGGCATCGTACGTCACGATACACTCAGCACCTCAACCGGCACCGTCATGTTTAAAAATGCGGTCAATAAAGAGGCTGGCTGGGAATTTATCAAATGGTGGACCGATGCGGAACCTCAGGTAACGTTCGGACGTGAAATGGAAGCAATCCTCGGAGAATCAGCTAGGTATGCGGCAGCAAATATCGAAGCGCTGAAACAGCTGCCTTGGTCGGCAAGAGAGCTTAAGCAGCTGACAGACGAGTTGAAGTGGGTGGTTGGCAGACCAGCGGTGCCGGGTGGCTATTCATTGGATCGCCACGTATATAATGCTTTTTATGAGGTATATACCGACGGAAGCGAGCCGCGAGAAACGCTTGAAAATTACGTTCGGACGATCAACCAGGAAATCACCATAAAACGTCAGGAGTTCGGTCTGCCGACGAAGTAG
- a CDS encoding carbohydrate ABC transporter permease has protein sequence MVQLVKKNKVAAHSRRREGGVWKEVKRNKAIYAMLTPYFLIFFTFTVLPVVLSLLVSFTNFNMLEFPKWVGWRNYAQLFVRDDVFLIALKNTLLFAAITGPISYIACFVLAWVINEFPPKLRAIATLVFYAPALSGSAYIVWTLLFSSDSYGYINAFLLKWHLILEPILWLKTPKYILPIIIIVQLWLSLGTSFLAFIAGLQSMDKTLHEAGAIDGIRNRWQELWFITLPSMKPMLLFGAVIQITASFAVAEVATALAGFPSVKYAGHTIVTHLMDYGSIRFEMGYASSIATVLFVMMLGSNLIVRKLLTKVGE, from the coding sequence ATGGTGCAGCTAGTGAAGAAAAATAAAGTAGCGGCGCATTCGAGGCGGCGGGAAGGCGGAGTATGGAAGGAAGTGAAACGAAACAAAGCCATCTATGCAATGCTCACGCCTTACTTCCTGATCTTTTTTACATTTACAGTTCTACCTGTTGTATTGTCTCTTCTCGTCAGCTTCACCAATTTCAATATGCTGGAATTTCCGAAATGGGTCGGCTGGCGGAATTATGCGCAGCTGTTCGTGCGTGATGACGTGTTTCTGATTGCGCTAAAAAACACGCTCTTGTTTGCTGCTATTACCGGTCCGATCAGCTATATCGCATGTTTTGTGCTGGCTTGGGTGATCAATGAGTTTCCGCCTAAATTGAGGGCAATCGCGACACTGGTTTTTTATGCTCCGGCCTTGTCCGGCAGTGCTTACATCGTATGGACCTTGCTGTTCAGCAGCGATTCGTACGGGTACATCAATGCGTTTTTGCTGAAGTGGCATCTCATTTTGGAACCGATTCTTTGGCTCAAGACACCGAAGTATATTCTTCCCATCATTATTATCGTACAGCTGTGGCTGAGTCTTGGAACAAGTTTCTTAGCGTTTATTGCCGGTCTCCAGAGTATGGATAAAACGCTGCATGAAGCGGGAGCGATTGACGGTATACGCAATCGGTGGCAGGAGTTGTGGTTCATCACACTGCCTTCGATGAAACCCATGCTACTGTTCGGGGCGGTTATTCAGATTACGGCTTCGTTTGCAGTCGCCGAAGTGGCAACTGCGCTGGCAGGATTCCCAAGCGTCAAATATGCAGGTCATACGATTGTTACGCATCTGATGGATTACGGCTCCATCCGGTTTGAGATGGGATATGCCTCATCCATCGCCACGGTTCTGTTCGTCATGATGCTGGGTTCTAACCTGATCGTCCGAAAACTCCTTACAAAGGTCGGTGAATGA
- a CDS encoding carbohydrate ABC transporter permease, producing MTVVQITLRKKRLGRSLAGDIVLFGLLALVGCFMALPLVFVISNAFKPINEILKFPPDFFVRNPTFTNFYDLYHLLAGSWVPLTRYIYNTFFIAFVGTAGHVIIASMAAYPLAKRKFPGKTFLFTVVVLSLMFSATVTQITNYMTMSWLGFLDTHWAVIIPAIGSSLGLYLMKQYMEQIPDALLEAAEVDGCSEFRIFWSIVMPVVKPAWLTLIIFSFQGLWGAGGAAGSMYIYSEQLKTIDYAFSQILSGGIIRTGPSMAATLLMLSVPILIFIISQSSVIQTMSTSGMKD from the coding sequence ATGACCGTGGTGCAAATCACCTTAAGGAAAAAGAGGCTTGGCCGCTCCCTGGCGGGTGACATCGTACTGTTCGGCTTGCTTGCATTAGTCGGCTGTTTCATGGCTCTTCCGCTTGTATTTGTCATCAGTAATGCCTTCAAGCCGATTAACGAAATATTAAAATTCCCGCCAGACTTTTTCGTGCGGAATCCTACGTTCACGAACTTCTATGATCTGTACCATCTGCTAGCAGGATCTTGGGTTCCGCTCACACGGTATATTTACAACACCTTCTTCATTGCCTTTGTGGGCACAGCCGGGCATGTCATCATTGCATCCATGGCAGCCTATCCGCTTGCTAAACGAAAATTTCCCGGCAAAACGTTTCTGTTCACGGTTGTAGTGCTGTCGCTTATGTTCTCGGCGACAGTAACCCAAATAACGAACTATATGACGATGTCTTGGCTCGGATTTCTGGATACGCACTGGGCGGTCATCATCCCAGCCATCGGATCTTCGCTAGGTCTGTATCTCATGAAGCAGTACATGGAACAGATTCCGGATGCGCTGCTGGAGGCAGCGGAGGTTGACGGCTGCAGCGAGTTCCGTATTTTTTGGAGCATTGTCATGCCTGTTGTTAAGCCAGCGTGGCTCACACTTATCATTTTCTCGTTTCAGGGTTTGTGGGGAGCTGGCGGTGCAGCAGGATCTATGTACATTTACAGCGAGCAGCTGAAGACGATTGATTATGCATTTTCACAAATATTGTCGGGTGGCATCATTCGAACCGGTCCGTCCATGGCTGCAACGCTGTTGATGCTGAGCGTCCCGATACTCATTTTCATAATTTCGCAGAGCAGTGTCATTCAGACGATGTCGACTTCCGGGATGAAAGATTGA
- a CDS encoding YIP1 family protein yields MRRYRIMLLIPLLAMMLGIPATAFAVPYEGYNYSWWGDPEPAPAPYLPVRQISGNELSSGPFNAPEDIYITPNQEIYVADTGNHRIVILNSEMKVRKVIDSFQNSGTKDTFSAPQGLFVHPNGHLFVADTGNKRVVELSKDGELIRVIGAPESDVLGSNFVYEPSKLVGDSAGRLYVVGKGIFNGIMQFDSGGKFTGFMGVNNVKYSPVELFWKRVMTTEQRSKMVLFIPVEFGNVDIDSEGFIYATTREAFSDAPVKRLNPSGSDVLKRTGYHPPKGDIRFNIGGTRSGTSSITSVAIDRNGIYSILDNTRGRIFTYDREGKLMYIYGLLGEQVGTFKTPADIDMLGDKMVVLDKGFNHLVIFEPTRYGQVIRDAVILNDTGEEEQSVEKWREALSLNSNLELAYLGIGKAELRQGNNYEAMTNFELGMHKEYYSRAFERYRKDFMWEHFGIIITGFIVVVLFFVAVKLRLKRKKGKPGVTGMAWYTIFHPFNGFWELKIEKKGRTWFALLLLLLLSLAYVLKRQFTGFIFNPVAGTAASVNTLDEIKFIVLPFFLYCIANWSLTTLMDGEGKFKEIVIATAYALIPLILLQVPLILLSNVMTIQESAFYSLLESAGYLWFFVLLFVGMLTVHQYSVTKTVITIILTMIVIGIIIFLGLLFFSLAQQMLSFFTTIYKEVIFRMGEG; encoded by the coding sequence GTGAGACGATATCGAATAATGCTGCTGATCCCGCTGCTTGCCATGATGCTTGGCATCCCGGCCACGGCATTTGCCGTCCCGTATGAAGGCTACAACTATTCCTGGTGGGGGGACCCTGAACCGGCTCCGGCTCCGTATTTGCCTGTGCGGCAAATCAGCGGTAACGAGCTTTCGTCCGGTCCGTTTAATGCGCCTGAGGACATCTACATTACGCCGAATCAAGAAATCTATGTTGCGGACACCGGCAATCACCGCATCGTTATTTTGAACTCGGAAATGAAGGTAAGAAAGGTGATTGACAGCTTTCAGAACTCAGGTACGAAAGACACATTTTCAGCTCCTCAGGGCTTATTTGTTCATCCCAACGGTCATTTGTTCGTCGCGGACACGGGCAATAAACGTGTAGTGGAGTTATCGAAGGATGGAGAATTGATTCGGGTGATTGGGGCGCCGGAAAGTGATGTGCTGGGCAGCAATTTCGTTTATGAACCGAGCAAGCTGGTCGGTGACTCGGCGGGAAGATTGTATGTTGTGGGGAAAGGTATTTTTAACGGAATTATGCAGTTTGACTCCGGTGGTAAATTCACGGGGTTTATGGGTGTGAACAACGTGAAGTACAGCCCAGTCGAGTTATTCTGGAAACGGGTGATGACAACGGAGCAGCGCTCCAAAATGGTGCTGTTTATCCCGGTTGAATTCGGTAATGTGGACATCGACAGCGAAGGCTTCATTTACGCGACGACCCGGGAGGCATTCTCGGACGCGCCGGTCAAACGTCTGAATCCTTCAGGAAGCGATGTTCTGAAGCGAACGGGCTATCATCCGCCTAAAGGAGATATCCGTTTCAATATCGGAGGAACCCGGAGTGGAACCTCTTCCATCACGAGTGTGGCGATTGATCGTAATGGAATTTACAGCATTCTAGACAACACCCGCGGACGGATCTTTACCTATGATCGTGAAGGAAAGCTGATGTACATTTACGGTCTTCTTGGCGAGCAGGTTGGCACCTTCAAGACACCCGCAGATATCGATATGCTCGGCGACAAGATGGTTGTACTCGACAAAGGATTTAATCATCTCGTGATATTTGAACCGACCCGTTACGGTCAAGTCATCCGGGATGCGGTCATTTTAAACGATACAGGCGAGGAAGAACAATCGGTTGAAAAATGGCGTGAAGCGCTCAGCCTCAACAGCAATTTGGAATTGGCTTATCTCGGAATCGGCAAGGCAGAGCTACGGCAAGGTAACAATTACGAGGCGATGACCAACTTCGAACTCGGTATGCATAAAGAATATTATTCCAGGGCGTTCGAGCGGTACCGGAAAGATTTCATGTGGGAGCATTTCGGGATCATTATCACCGGGTTTATAGTTGTAGTATTGTTTTTCGTTGCAGTTAAGCTACGCTTAAAGCGGAAGAAGGGTAAGCCAGGGGTGACCGGAATGGCCTGGTATACGATCTTTCATCCGTTCAACGGGTTTTGGGAGCTGAAGATCGAGAAGAAAGGGCGCACTTGGTTTGCGCTGCTGCTTCTCCTCCTGTTATCACTCGCATATGTGCTAAAGAGACAGTTTACCGGCTTTATATTTAATCCGGTAGCAGGTACTGCAGCCAGCGTAAACACGCTTGATGAGATCAAGTTCATCGTTCTTCCGTTTTTCTTGTACTGTATCGCGAACTGGTCACTTACCACGCTGATGGACGGCGAAGGCAAGTTCAAGGAAATCGTCATCGCTACGGCATATGCGCTTATTCCGCTAATTTTGCTGCAGGTTCCTCTAATTCTTTTATCCAACGTTATGACCATTCAGGAGAGTGCCTTTTACTCACTCCTTGAATCAGCAGGGTATCTATGGTTTTTCGTTTTATTGTTTGTGGGTATGCTGACGGTTCATCAATACAGTGTAACCAAGACAGTTATAACGATAATTCTAACGATGATAGTGATCGGAATTATTATATTCCTTGGACTGTTGTTCTTCAGCCTTGCTCAGCAGATGCTCTCTTTCTTTACGACCATATATAAAGAAGTAATATTCAGAATGGGGGAGGGGTAA